One Centroberyx gerrardi isolate f3 chromosome 6, fCenGer3.hap1.cur.20231027, whole genome shotgun sequence genomic region harbors:
- the LOC139927507 gene encoding zinc finger protein RFP-like, which translates to MASSNTFLSEDQFLCSICLDVFTEPVSTPCGHNYCQTCITGYWAGRELSQCPLCKETFHTTPELRVNTGFREVVEHFKKMRVVGDDDSPAEPGEVPCDVCPGTKLKALKSCLVCLASYCQTHLEPHQRVPALKRHKLINPVENLEERVCKKHDKVMEFFCRRDQMCVCAMCLKDDHMMHETVSLEQEFGERKARLRKMKRQIKWNLEAKCFKIQKIKHSVTQGRKDAAGAIADSIKAFSALVASIETNKAKLVELLEEKQRAAEQQANGFIQQLQLEIAELQRRSKELEELSNTDDHLQLLQSLPPLSSPSHTEDCSEITDRSLLHAETVRRAVAKLEETLSKEMEEIFREVNQVDKKNETAEEQMKTPSGEPENLFEDELRKIQRQHAADVTLDPDTAHSCLILSQDGKQVRDRGAKRNVPDNPKRFDFFHFVLGKEGFSSGRFYYEVKVEGQAGWEVGVAREHIDRKGVNVSLSPESGCWTVGLYWGHYQANANPPVVLHLTQQLQKVGVFVDYDGGEVSFYDVETRALIYSFTGCTFTASQPFLKNLFLFYSHGRKIYPLFRPGTESSAPLQITPVS; encoded by the coding sequence ATGGCCTCATCCAACACTTTCCTGTCTGAAGACCAGTTTCTATGTTCAATCTGTCTGGACGTCTTCACTGAACCTGTCTCAACTCCATGTGGACACAACTACTGCCAGACCTGCATCACGGGCTACTGGGCCGGCCGTGAGCTCAGCCAGTGTCCGCTGTGCAAGGAAACCTTCCACACAACACCTGAGCTCCGAGTCAACACGGGATTCAGAGAGGTGGTGGAGCATTTCAAGAAGATGAGAGTCGTGGGTGACGATGACTCCCCTGCTGAACCAGGGGAGGTGCCCTGCGACGTCTGCCCCGGGACGAAGCTCAAGGCCCTGaagtcctgcctggtgtgtctggcctcttACTGCCAAACTCACCTGGAGCCTCATCAGAGAGTCCCGGCATTAAAGAGGCACAAGCTGATCAACCCTGTGGAGAACCTGGAGGAGAGGGTGTGCAAGAAGCATGACAAGGTGATGGAGTTTTTCTGCAGGAGAGACCAGATGTGTGTTTGCGCCATGTGCTTGAAAGACGACCACATGATGCATGAAACTGTCTCTTTAGAGCAAGAGTTTGGGGAGAGGAAAGCTCGGCTGAGGAAGATGAAAAGGCAAATAAAGTGGAATTTAGAAGCGAAATGCTTCAAGATTCAGAAGATTAAACATTCGGTAACACAAGGTCGAAAGGACGCAGCGGGGGCGATAGCAGACAGCATTAAGGCCTTCTCTGCTCTGGTGGCCTCCATTGAGACCAACAAGGCAAAGCTGGTTGAGCTgttggaggagaagcagagagcagcagagcagcaggccAACGGCTTCATCCaacagctgcagctggagatCGCTGAGCTCCAGAGGAGGAGCAAAGAGCTGGAGGAGCTCTCAAACACAGACGACCACCTCCAACTCCTCCAGAGCCTCccgcccctctcctccccttcacaCACCGAAGACTGCTCCGAGATCACGGACCGTAGTCTCCTGCATGCGGAGACGGTGAGGAGAGCCGTAGCTAAGCTGGAAGAGACACTCAgcaaagagatggaggagatttTCAGAGAAGTCAATCAGGTCGATAAAAAGAACGAGACAGCCGAGGAACAGATGAAAACCCCTAGCGGTGAGCCGGAGAACCTGTTCGAGGACGAGCTGAGGAAGATCCAGCGGCAGCATGCGGCGGACGTGACTCTGGACCCGGACACAGCGCACTCCTGCCTCATCCTCTCACAAGACGGGAAACAAGTGAGGGATAGAGGCGCGAAGAGGAATGTACCCGACAACCCAAAGAGGTTCGactttttccattttgtccTGGGGAAGGAGGGGTTTTCCTCCGGCCGGTTCTACTATGAGGTTAAGGTCGAAGGGCAGGCGGGGTGGGAAGTCGGAGTGGCGAGAGAACACATCGACAGGAAAGGTGTCAATGTCTCCCTCAGCCCCGAAAGCGGATGCTGGACCGTGGGATTGTACTGGGGACATTACCAGGCTAACGCCAACCCGCCGGTCGTCCTGCACCTGACGCAGCAGCTGCAGAAGGTCGGGGTGTTTGTGGATTACGACGGAGGGGAGGTCTCCTTTTACGACGTGGAGACCAGGGCTCTGATCTACTCTTTCACTGGCTGTACCTTCACCGCAAGTCAACCGTTCCTGAaaaatctgtttctgttttacagCCATGGTAGAAAGATTTACCCGTTATTCCGACCCGGGACGGAGAGTTCTGCTCCTCTACAGATCACTCCTGTCAGCTGA